The genomic stretch GTTTCTCCAGCGAAGACCCTCGATTACGAGTCTCCGCTCGCGACAGAAAAATTTACTCAACCAGAGTTAATTGAATATTCAAAAGAATTGATCGACGTTTGCCGCAAACTGACGCCTGCTGATGTTGCCTCTTTAATGAAAGTGAGTGACAAAATAGCCGATCTGAACGTCGGGCGATTCCAAGAGTGGAGCGAAACGTTCACAACGGAAAACTCGCGTCAGGCCATTTTTGCGTTTAAAGGTGATGTGTACACGGGCTTGGAAGCTGAAACACTATCAGATGCGGACTTCGAATACGCGCAAAAACACTTACGCATGCTATCTGGTCTGTACGGTCTGCTCAAACCGCTCGACTTAATGCAACCATACCGTCTGGAGATGGGGACAAAACTGGCGAACGAGAAAGGTAGCAACCTGTACCAGTTCTGGGGCAATGTGATTACCGACAAGCTCAATGAAGCGATTGCTGAGCAAGGCGACAATGTTTTGATCAATCTTGCGTCGAATGAGTATTTTAAAGCGGTGAAGCCAAAGAACTTGGATGCACAAGTGATTACGCCAATTTTCAAAGACTGTAAGAATGGCCAATACAAGGTGATCAGTTTTTATGCGAAGAAAGCGCGTGGCATGATGGCGCGTTACATCATCGAAAATCGCATTGAGAGCGTGGCGGATTTAACGAAGTTTGATACCGCTGGCTACTACTTTGTTGAGGAAGAGTCGACACCAACAGACTTGGTATTTAAACGTGAAGAGCAAAACTGATTGAAGCGCAATACGCGTTATTAATTGAAAGCTACACAAACGAAAAAGGGTTGGCACTGCCAACCCTTTGTTATTTCTATTTGGGCTTTGTAAGCCTCAACAAGATTACTTCTTCTTAGCGGTTTTCTTTTTCGCTGTTTTCTTCTTGTCTTCTTTTTTCTTTTTCTTCTTAAACACAGGTTTCTTGTGCTTAGGGCGCATCTCTTTAATGAAACGCTCTTTGATGTCTTCTTTCACGTAACGTGCTACGCGATCCATCATTGGCTGGTCGTGCGCTTCTACGATTGAGATTGCGTTACCTTTCTTACCTGCACGAGCTGTACGGCCGATACGGTGAAGGTATACGTCAGCCGTGCGCGGCATGTCGTAGTTGATAACGTGAGAAACATCAGGAAGGTCGATACCACGCGCCGCAACGTCAGTTGCTAGTAGCACGTTCACAGTGCCGTCACGGAAACGTGCAATGGCATTATTACGACGATCTTGAGGCATTTCACCTTGAATCCACGAACACGGGATTTGTGCGCTCTCAAGTTGTGCACGTAGCTCTGCCAAGCGTTCACGAGTTTTTAAGAACACGATAGTGCGCTCAGCTTGCTCTGTGATGATATGTTTCAGCAGAGCCAGTTTGTGTTCTGCGCTATCAGCACGGTGATACCATTGAGCAATCTTCTTACGCTCACGCAGTGGCGATTTTGCGTCGATCTCTGCTGGCTCGTTCAGTAGGTCAGCTGTGAAGCCTTCTACGCCTTTACCTTCCAATGTTGCTGAGAACAGAAGGGTTTGCTTACGCCAGCGACATTCATTCGACAGGCGGTCAACCGTTGGAGCAAAGCCCATGTCCAGCATGCGGTCTGCTTCATCGAGAACCAGCCATTCGATAGCACGACAATCAAAACGTTCTGCATCAATGTACTCACGTAGACGGCCTGGTGTTGCAACTACGATGTCTTGCGTAGTTGCTAGGATGTCTGCGTGTTCTTGGTATTGAACGCCGCCTGTGATCGTGAAGATGTTCAGCTTAGTGTTCTTTGCCAAAGCACGAGCTTGGTCGGCAACCTGCATAGCTAGTTCGCGAGTTGGCGTAAGGATCAAAATACGCGCTGGCCCAGGTTTACGACGAGGGAAATCTTGCAAGTATTGCAATGCTGGCAGAACGAAGGCTGCCGTTTTACCAGTACCCGTTGGCGCTGACGCTAGAATGTCACGACCATCCAACGCTTGTGGAATCGCTTCTGCCTGAATTTTAGTTGGGCGTTCGTAGCCCATCTCTTCAATGGCTTCAAGTAGGTTTTGGTCTAGATCAAGTTCAGCAAAGGTTCTGATCACAATGAGTTCTCCACAAGCAAAGCTTGGTTAATGGTTCGCCAAAGCAGCATAGAATATAAAAAGGTCGCACATTATAAAGTGATTGGTGATAAGGATCACATGTTATTTCACATCTTAAGATAAAACTCGTGGGTTAAGCGGACAAAATCATCGCTGTAACCGTCTGATGAGTGAATGATCAAATGTGACTCTTGAGTATCGCAAGGTTGCTTTGCCAGTTCAAACAGCAAACGGTGCACGGGTTTCTTTTCCGATGGTTGCACGCGGCACAGTCGAGATAGAGCCCAACCCTGGGTTAATGCTAGTTCAATAAATAGCTCCCCTTCGGTGATTGGCAGCGCAAAGCTGGCTTTTCCTTCTGTATCTAGCAACTGATAACAACACTTAAGCAACGCATCATGGCGTAGGGAGTCGGTATGCCTTGCGGTTGCTCGCTGGCTTTGTTTAGCTTGCTCACCAGTGTTGAAATAGGGTGGGTTGCAAACAATGCGTTGAAAGCGTTGCGGCGGCGAAAAACTCAAAACATCGGTATGCTGAACTGAGAGTCGGTCGTGCCACGGCGAGTGCGAAAAATTGTGGCTTGCGGCTTCAACCGCTGTGGTTTCGATGTCAACGGCGGTAATTTTTGCGTCAGGAAAGCGTTGAGCACACATCAAAGCGAGTAACCCTGTTCCTGTCCCGATATCCAAGATATGGGCAGGGCTCGGACTTTCCATCCACGCGCCAAGCATCACGCCGTCGGTACTCACCGGCATGCCACTTTCGCCTCCTTCGATACAAAACTGCTTAAACTTGAAGCCTTTAGTTTGAAATTTTCCGCTCTTCATGATTGTTTTTTATCTGCTCAATATTTAAGTGAAATTCTCTATTGTTTCTTATTTGTATAGATTGTTGTTTTGTTGGTTATTAAATTGTATGGTTAATTGATCGAGATAAAGAACTGTACGGTTCTTTTGATCTAGTTAGATACACTGCTTTTAAGTTTAAAAACTAAATTAATATGGTGTTTTTTTCTTAAAGGTTGCCAAATGATGAGTCTTTCGTCATTATGCGGCGAAAATTTTATAGATTGAACCACAGATACTCATTAACTTTTGGGTATACAAAAAAGTGGTCGATGCATACACAACATTCATTAAATAAAGAAAAGGGTTATCTGTGAAGCAGACGTTAAAACTAACAGATATTGTCGCAGTAGGCTTTATGCTATTTGCGTTCTTTTTAGGTGCAGGCAACATCATCTTTCCACCTCTAGCGGGTCAGCTCGCGGGTGAAAACCTATTGCCAGCGATGTTCGGTTTCTTGCTAACAGCGGTAGGTCTACCTCTTATTACTATCGTTGCTATTGCTGTAGCAGGTGGATCATGGGATCACTTGACTCAAGATCTTCCGAAAAAAGCAGCAGTATTGATGGCAGCACTTATCTTCATCATTATTGGTCCTGCGTTTGCAGCGCCTCGTACAGGTCTAGTAGCTTACGAGATGGCCGTGAAGCCATTCTTTGTTGAAGCTTCTCAAGCGCACCTTACCGCGTTCTCTGTGATCTTTTTTGCGGTTGCAATGTTGTTCTCTTGGTTCCAAGGCCGTCTTATCGACTTGATCGGTAAAGTGCTGACTCCAGCGCTGTTTGTCGGTTTGATCATTCTTGCTGTTGCAGTATTCCTAGATCCTCAAGGCGATATGATTGGTGCACGCGGTGAGTACCTAACTCAGCCACTAACCAAAGGCTTCCTTGAAGGCTACAACACCATGGATACTTTCGCATCGCTGATGTTTGGTATGTTGATGGTGGATGCACTGCGCGGCAAAGGTATTACGGAGCGTTCTGCGACGACTAAGTACCTGATTTTTGCAGGTTGTATCGCTGCGGCTGGTCTAGCATTTGTTTACATTTCGCTATTCTACCTAGGCGCTACCAGTGCAACAGTTGCTGCGGGCGCAGACAACGGTGGTCTGATTCTAAGCCAGTACGTTCAAGCATTGTTTGGCCCTTACGGTCAAATCGTTCTTTCTGTGATTGTATTGTTAGCGTGTCTGACAACGGCTATCGGTCTGATTTCAGCATGTTCTGATTTCTTCAGCTCGAAGACATCACTGTCATACAAGCAGTGGGTTCTAATCAACGGTGCCGTATGTGCGCTAGTTGCTAACGTTGGTCTAGCGCAATTGATTTCGCTCTCTGTACCTGTACTGTTTGCCCTTTACCCAGTGGCGATTGCTTTGGTTGCTCTTACCTTTGTTCGTAGCAAGCTGCCAAATCCTCGCTTTGCATACCGTGCGGTACTGCTAGTATCACTATTATTCGCACTTGTTGATGCAGCGAAAGTTGCTGGTTTGGATGTATCTGCGTTCAACGTACTACCGCTGTTTGAAGTGGGCATGGGTTGGGTTCTTCCTACTCTGGCAGCTATCATCTGCATGTTCTTCATCTCTAAATCTGTTCAACCAGAACTACGAGAAGAAGCGGCGTAAAGACGCTAGAAATTGAATAATGAAAAAGCCCGATGAAGTGATTCATCGGGCTTTTTTGTATCTGGTTCGCATCAACGTAAGCGTCGGTGCTTAAAGCGTATCGTGGAACTCCACAAGTACTTGTTCACACCACTTTTCAATTCGCTCGTCACTCAAATCGTATTGAGAGTCTTCATCTAGTGCTAGGCCAACAAATTGGCTGCCATCTTCCGTTAGCGCTTTAGAGGCTTCAAACTCATAGCCTTCGTTTGGCCAATAACCGATAAACTGGGCGCCGGTTGCTTTTAACTCGTCGTGCAGTAGGCCCATGGCATCAAGGTACCATTCACCGTAGCCTTCTTGGTCGCCAAGACCAAATAGTGCCACAACTTTGCCTTTCAACGGCGTAGACGCGATGTCTTGCCAAATAGCGCTCCAATCTTCTTGGATCTCACCAAAGTCCCAAGTCGAGATGCCTAGAAGCAATAAATCATACTCAGCCATCAGCGATAGCGGCGTCTCTTTCACATTGTGAATATCGACAAGGTCTGCACCAATAATGTTGCGAATTTTCTCTGCTGCCATCTCGGTGTAGCAGGTTGTTGAGCCGTAAAAGAGTCCGATTTTCATTATATTCGTCGTTTTTTGTGTTGCTGTTGCAGAGGATTTTAACCTTAAACTGCCTAGGAATGCAGCGAATATCGTGAGATTCCCCACCTGAGCCAATTTTTTATAGCATTCACACTGGCGCTGTCTTACTCTCACAGGGTATAGATGAACAATAAAAGGAAGCGTGAATGACGGCACAACAGCCTGTCAATCAACAAGATTTTGCGCTTGTTGAGCAATTCTTAGATGCAATGTGGATGGAGCGCGGTCTGTCAGAGAATACGCTGGCTTCGTACCGAAATGACTTAATGAAGCTTCTCACTTGGATGGAGCATCATCGTTACCGCCTCGATTTCATCAGTTTGTCTGGACTTCAAGAATACCAAACGTATCTGGTGGATTTGGATTACAAGCAGACGTCACGTGCTCGTATGCTGTCAGCCATTCGCCGTTTGTTTCAGTATCTTCACCGCGAAAAAGTGCGTGCCGATGACCCAAGTGCCTTGTTGGTCAGCCCGAAATTGCCACAACGCTTACCGAAAGACATCAGCGAAGAGCAAGTGGACGCACTTTTGGACGCGCCAGATCCGAATGATCCGGTAGAACTGCGCGATAAAGCCATGCTTGAGTTGTTGTACGCGACTGGGTTGCGTGTGACAGAACTCGTCAGCCTGACGATGGAAAACATCAGTTTACGTCAGGGCGTCGTGCGTGTGACGGGTAAAGGTGGCAAGGAACGTTTAGTGCCGATGGGGGAAAATGCGGTCGATTGGATTGAAACATTCATCCAGCAAGGTCGCCCTGCATTATTGGGAGAAACGTCTTCCGATGTGGTATTCCCAAGTAAACGAGCACGCCAAATGACTCGTCAGACGTTTTGGCATCGTATCAAATACTATGCTGTCATTGCTGGCATCGATACCGACCTGCTGTCGCCGCACGTTTTACGCCACGCGTTTGCAACGCATTTATTGAACTATGGCGCAGATCTCAGGGTCGTACAGATGCTGCTAGGGCATAGTGACTTATCGACCACGCAAATTTATACTCACGTGGCGACTGAACGATTGAAGCAGATCCACAGTCAACACCACCCAAGAGCATAATGATGGCTTGCTTCATCCTTCTTGATTGGATGAAAAGAATTTATTTAAAGGTGACTTTAATGAGCGTATTACGCCGACTAACTCTGCTGACTTTACCATTCTTTATTACCGCGTGTGGTGCGGAAGAAAGTCAGGCAAAAACCGAAACTCCTGCACAACAGGCTGCGCCAACTGCGCAACAACACTTTGATGAAGCGGCGCTAAAAGCGAAGTTCTCGAAACTAGGTCTGTCTATTATTGATATTCAACCTTCAGATGTGGCGGGCCTGCTAGAAATTCAAACCAACGGCGGCATATTGTTTGCGTCAAACAATGGCGATCACTTTATTGCAGGTACGCTATACGCGATTGATGACAACGGCGGTTACAAAGACGTACTTGCAGAACGCCAAGCGCCTTTGAATGCTGAGAAAATTGCTAAGTTTGCAGACAGCATGATCGAATACAAAGCGGACAACGAAAAGTACGTGGTGACGGTATTTACTGACATCACTTGTGGCTACTGTGTTCGTCTGCATAACCAAATGCAGGGCTACAATGATCTAGGTATTACTGTGCGTTACATGGCCTACCCTCGCCAAGGTGCGACAGGGCCTGTTGCTGAGCAAATGGCAACGATTTGGTGTGCAGAAGATCCAAAAGCGGCGATGCATAACGCGAAAGTGAGCCGCACTTTCGACAATCCAGCGAAAGATCTTGAACAATGTAAAGAGACCATCCAAGCGCACTACAACGTTGGTCGTCAGTTAGGTATTTCAGGTACACCTGCAATCTTCCTTCCAAACGGTGAGATGGTTGGTGGTTACTTACCGCCAGCTGAACTACTGAAACGTTTAGAGCAACTGTAATCCTTTAAGGAGCAGAGCCGACGCAATAGTCGGCTCTTTTCAAGCATGATAGAAATTCAACGACGTCCCGAACCGGATCTTTCCCTTCTCCCAGATTCCATTCCTCCGATCTTAAAACGCATTTACATCAATCGCGGTATTACTGACATCGCGCAGCTAGAAACCTCTGCTCGTGGATTGCATTCGTACCAAAAGCTTGGCGGCATTGAGCAGGCGGTTGAGTTATTGTTCCAAGCGATTCAAGAGCAAAAACGCATCATCGTGGTGGGTGATTTTGACGCAGATGGCGCAACGAGTTCTGCTCTTTCTGTATTGGCATTGCGTATGCTTGGCAGCAATAACGTCGATTACTTGGTGCCGAACCGCTTTGAAGATGGCTACGGTTTGAGCCCAGAGGTGGTCGATCAAGCATTGGAACTTGGCGCAGAAATGATCATGACGGTCGACAATGGCGTATCGTCGATTGAAGGTGTGCGCTACGCCAAAGAAAATGGCATTACCGTATTGGTGACAGACCACCATTTGCCAGGACAAGTTCTGCCAGAAGTGGATGCGATGGTGAACCCAAACCTCGACAGTTGTGCGTTTCCTTCTAAAGCGTTGGCTGGCGTTGGTGTGGCGTTCTATCTGATGATGGCGTTGTGTGTCCACATGCGCAAACACAACTGGTTTACTCAGCAAGGCATGCAAGAGCCGAAACTGATGGAGCTGATCGACCTTGTCGCACTGGGCACTGTCGCTGATGTTGTGCCGCTTGATGAGAACAACCGAATTCTGGTGCATCAAGGTTTGCAGCGTATTCGTGCGGGGAAAGCGCGCCCAGGTATTCAGGCTTTGATTGAAGTGGCGAAACGCGATGCGCGACGTTTGGTGGCATCGGACTTCGGTTTTGCATTGGGGCCGCGTATTAATGCCGCTGGCCGTTTAGACGACATGTCTTTTGGTGTTGAGCTACTGATGTGTAACAACATCCACGCCGCACGTCGCATGGCCAGTGAGCTTGATGGGCTCAATCAGACTCGTAAAGAGATTGAAGAAGGCATGAAGCAAGAAGCGATGGCGTTTTGTGAACGTTTGCAGTTTGGCGAAAACAGCGAGCTGCCATACGGCTTATCGCTGTTCCAACGCGATTGGCACCAAGGTGTGATTGGTATTCTCGCTTCGCGTATCAAAGAGAAATTCCATCGTCCAGTCATTGCCTTTGCTGACGGTGGTGAAGGGACGATCAAGGGTTCCTGTCGTTCGATTCCCGGATTACACATGCGTGATGCGTTGGACTTCATCGATACGCAAAATCCAGGTTTGATCATCAAGTTTGGCGGTCACGCGATGGCGGCAGGATTAACCATCAAAGAGCAAGATTTTGAGCGTTTCAGTCGTTTATTCGATGAAGTGGTGAAAAAAGAGCTCGACGAAGCGGCTCTAAAAGGCGTGATTCTTACTGATGGCGAGTTAAAACCGGAAGAGTTTTCTATGCACATTGCGGAGCAGTTGCGCGCTGGTGGGCCATTCGGACAAGCTTTTCCTGAGCCAATCTTTGATGGTGAGTTTAAGGTGTTGCACCAAAAATTGGTGGGAGAAAAACATCTTAAACTGATGTTGGAGCCTTTATACAAAGGGCATCCGACCAATGTGATGATTGATGGAATTGCATTTAACGTCGATTTACGCCGTTGGCCTGACGCATCGGTCAAAACTGTACGTTTGGCTTACAAGCTGGATGTGAATGAATTTCGTGGTAACCAATCATTGCAACTGATGATTGATCACATCGAAGCCAAGTAATACCTAAGCTTTTCTTAAATATAGAGTACGGTTGCCCTTAAGCGGGTGTAAAATTTTATGACCGTGCTCTCTCTAATCGTAATCTGATTTCTCAGCCGAAATTTTCCTGTATCTCCGTCACATTTTTCAGTAGAATTTCTCGGTTAAATTCTATTCTAAAATGTTGAGCAAACATGTTTGAAATCAATCCCATTAAAAACCGTCTTCAGGACGTGTCTGAGCGCACGAATGTCCTGAGGGGGTATCTTTGACTATGACGCGAAGAAAGAGCGTCTAGAAGAAGTCAACGCAGAACTTGAACAGCCAGATGTATGGAACGAGCCTGAACGTGCACAAGCACTAGGTAAAGAACGTGCATCACTTGAAGCCGTAGTTGAAACTATTGATCAACTAGAGCAAGGTGTAGAAGATGTTGATGGTCTTCTTGAACTGGCTGTTGAAGAACAAGACCAAGAAACGTTTGATGAAATCGAACCAGAACTTGCAGAGTTGGAAGAGAAGCTTGCGCAGCTAGAATTCCGCCGCATGTTCTCTGGTGACCACGATAGCTCTGATTGCTACATTGACTTGCAAGCAGGTTCAGGTGGTACTGAGGCGCAAGACTGGACCAACATGATGTTACGCATGTACTTACGCTGGGCAGAAGCGAAAGGCTTCAAGGCGGAAGTAATCGAAGTATCTGAAGGTGAGGTTGCGGGTCTTAAATCTGCAACGGTTCGTATCTCTGGTGATTACGCTTACGGTTGGCTACGTACAGAAACTGGTGTTCACCGTTTAGTACGTAAATCGCCATTCGATTCAGGCGGCCGTCGTCATACGTCTTTTGCGTCTGCGTTCATCTACCCAGAGATTGATGAAAACATTGCTATCGACATTAACCCTGCTGATCTACGTATCGACGTTTACCGTGCGTCAGGTGCGGGTGGCCAGCACGTCAACACCACTGAATCTGCGGTACGTATTACGCACGTACCAACGAATACTGTGGTGCAGTGTCAAAACGACCGTTCTCAACATAAGAACAAAGATCAGGCAATGAAACAGCTTCGAGCGAAGCTATTTGAGCTTGAATTGCAAAAGCAAAACGCGGAAAAACAAGCTAATGAAGACGCTAAGTCTGACATTGGCTGGGGTAGCCAGATCCGTTCTTACGTATTGGATGATTCACGCATTAAAGACCTCCGTACGGGCGTTGAAAACCGTAACACTCAAGCGGTTCTTGATGGCGATCTGGACAAATTTATTGAAGCTAGCCTGAAATCAGGCCTATAAAGCTTTTCACCGACAAAAACAGGATACATCGAAAATGACTGATGCTGTTCAAAACGAAACTGTACAAGAAGAAAACAAGCTGATTGCTGAGCGCCGCGCTAAACTGGACGAAATCCGAAAGAGCTGCAAAGCAAACGGCCACCCAAACGACTTCCGTCGTGACGCACTAGCGGGCGACCTTCAAAAAGAGTTCGGTGAAAAGACTAAGGAAGAGCTAGAAGAGCTTAACCACGTAGTAGCGATCGCTGGTCGTATTATGGCAAAACGTGGTCCATTCCTAGTAATTCAAGAAACATCTGGCCGTATCCAAGCTTACGCAGACAAAGAAGTTCAAAAAGAACTGAAAGAGAAATACCAAGGTCTTGATATCGGCGACATCATCGGTGTTAAAGGTGCGCTACACAAATCTGGTAAAGGCGACCTATACGTGAACATGGAAGAGTACGAGTTGCTAACAAAAGCACTTCGTCCACTTCCTGAGAAGTTCCACGGTCTAACTGACCAAGAAATGCGTTACCGTCAGCGTTACGTAGACCTAATCGTTAACGAAGATTCTCGTAATGCATTCGTTGTACGTTCTAAAGTTATGTCTGCAATTCGTAACTTCATGATCTCTAAACAGTTCATGGAAGTTGAAACGCCAATGATGCACGTGATCCCTGGTGGTGCAAGTGCTCGCCCATTCATCACGCATCACAACGCGCTAGACATGCCAATGTACCTGCGTATTGCGCCTGAGCTATACCTGAAGCGTCTAGTTGTTGGTGGCTTTGATCGCGTATTCGAAATCAACCGTAACTTCCGTAACGAAGGTCTTTCTCCACGTCACAACCCAGAATTCACAATGATGGAATTCTACATGGCGTACGCGGATTACAAAGATCTAATGGACTTCACTGAGGAACTACTAAGCTCTGTAGCACTAGAAGTTCTAGGTTCAACATCAATGCCTTACGGTGAAGATACTGTTGAGTTTGGCGGTAAGTACGCTCGCATGAGCATGTTTGAAGCAATCAAACACTACAACCCAGACCACGCTCAAATCCAAGCGCTAACGGAAGAAGATCTACAAAACCGCGAACTAATGGTTTCTATCGCGAAATCTGTTCACGTTGAAGTAGAACCTTTCTGGACTTGTGGTCAGCTTCTTGAAGAGATCTTCGGTGAAACTGCAGAACCTAAACTAATGCAGCCTACGTTCATCACTGGCTACCCAGCGGATATTTCTCCACTGGCACGTCGTAGCGATGACAACCCATTCTTCACAGACCGCTTTGAGTTCTTCATCGGTGGCCGTGAAGTAGCAAACGGCTTCTCAGAGCTTAACGATGCAGAAGACCAAGACGCGCGCTTTAAAGCACAGGTTGAAGCAAAAGAATCTGGTGATGACGAAGCGATGTTCTACGATGCAGACTACATCACTGCACTAGAGCACGGTCTACCACCAACAGCAGGTCAAGGTATCGGTATCGACCGCCTAGTTATGCTGCTAACTAACACGCACACTATCCGTGACGTGATCTTGTTCCCTGCAATGCGCCCACAAGCGTAATTCTTTGCTGAACAATGACAAAAAAACCACCTTCGGGTGGTTTTTTTGTATCTTTAATTTCCTAAAATTCAATAGGTTGCATTTTGATTTTGATGGCATATGCAAATAAGTATTCGCCAAATCTCAATCTATTGCATAGTCTTAATATTGAGACAGACTTCGAGCGTCGTAGTCTCGATAATGTTACCCGTTCGCAAAGATGGGTTTGTGGCGCGAAATTTCTATCAACAAAAGAATAAGGGTTAGAGAATGGCTGGGCAGTTTAAGATGGATTCCATCCCGGGATCGCTTGTGGTAGTTGGCGGTACTTATGAGCCTTGGTTATCAGTACTGGAACAAGTTGGCTGGAAGTGTCACCAAGTAGGCGACTTACGCAAAGCTAACACGTTATTGGAAGATATTGGGCCTTGTATCGGTATCGTTGACCTGAGCCATGACGAGTTTAGCTTGAATGGTCTGGCAAACTTAGTGAGTTCTCATAAGCACGTGCGTTGGCTGGCGTTTATTCGTGAGTCTCAGCTCGGCACAGACACCATCTGCCAGTTCATCGTTAACTTCTGTATCGACTTTTTTACTGCCCCAATCCCAGATGCCCAACTGTTGAGTACCATCGGCCACCAACTTGGTATGCTCAAGCTAGAGAAAAAAGTTTGGCCAAGCTTTGGCAATAGCCTCGATATGGGGCTGATTGGCGAATCTATCCCGATGAAGCGCCTACGCGATCAAGTTAAGCGAATTGGTCCTACGGACGTGAGTATTCTGATCTCTGGCGAGAGCGGTACTGGTAAAGAAGCGGTTGCTCGTGCAATTCACAAAGTATCTTCCCGTTCTCATAAGCCCTTTATGTCGATTAACTGCCGCGCTTTGAATGAGCAACGTTTCCAAGCGGAAGTCTTTGGTATTGCTGCGGATGCTGAGATGGGCCCAAGTCTGTTGGAACAAGCAGATGGCGGTACTGTGTTGTTTAATGACATTCTGACCATTTCGAAAGACCAGCAAATGAACCTGTTAAGGTTTTTGCAAGAGGGCACGATTGAAACGCGCGAAGGTGTGAAGAATGTGAATGTGCGTATTCTTGCTGCTAACTCGTCAGACGTAGAAAAAGCTTTGATTGATGGCGACTTCAACGAAGAGTTGTACCATTACATCAATGTACTTCGTATCAACGTACCAAGCTTGAAAGAGCGCGCGAGTGACATTGCACTACTAGCTCGCTTCTATCTGCAAGAGTTCTCTAAAGAGTACAACTCTCAAGCAAAAAGTTTCTCTGAGGACGCTTTGAAAGCTCTGACTCGTTACTTCTGGCCTGGTAATGTTCGCGAGTTGATGAACCAAGTTAAGCGTGCGGTGTTGATGTCTGACAGCGTGATGATTGAAGAACATCATCTCGATTTGCCGCAACGTAATGATTCAAAACGCAGTTTGAAATCAATTCGAGAAAAGAGTGAGCGTGATGCGTTATTGGTCGTGTTGGAATCGCACTCTGGTCAAGTTTCCAATGCGGCGAAAGAACTTGGTGTGTCGCGTGCAACCATGTATCGACTACTGAACAAGCACAACTTGATTTCCGATCAAGCGATATAAGTCAATGAGTGAATCGAATTGAAAGAGCGACCTTGCTGGTCGCTCTTTTTCGTTGTATACGTTCTGATTTATAAAACTCGAAGTTTTATATATTCCCTAGATGAATATGTTATATGAAAAAACATATGCAACTTATCTTCAGGGTATTGATTTGTTTTTTATCGAAAGCATAGAAATTGTTTGATATATATTCATCAACGCTTACAATTTAGCCATAACTCGTTGAGTTATATCACTTCACACACGGATTATTTTTTTAGCTAGGAGGCGCAAGATGAAACATTACGTTGTTAACACCACTGCTTGCGCTGATCGTATGTCTAAATCTCCGATAGCTTTTAAATCGGATATTAACGATACCACTGGCTCACAAGATAA from Vibrio parahaemolyticus encodes the following:
- the dsbC gene encoding bifunctional protein-disulfide isomerase/oxidoreductase DsbC, with product MSVLRRLTLLTLPFFITACGAEESQAKTETPAQQAAPTAQQHFDEAALKAKFSKLGLSIIDIQPSDVAGLLEIQTNGGILFASNNGDHFIAGTLYAIDDNGGYKDVLAERQAPLNAEKIAKFADSMIEYKADNEKYVVTVFTDITCGYCVRLHNQMQGYNDLGITVRYMAYPRQGATGPVAEQMATIWCAEDPKAAMHNAKVSRTFDNPAKDLEQCKETIQAHYNVGRQLGISGTPAIFLPNGEMVGGYLPPAELLKRLEQL
- the recJ gene encoding single-stranded-DNA-specific exonuclease RecJ, with product MIEIQRRPEPDLSLLPDSIPPILKRIYINRGITDIAQLETSARGLHSYQKLGGIEQAVELLFQAIQEQKRIIVVGDFDADGATSSALSVLALRMLGSNNVDYLVPNRFEDGYGLSPEVVDQALELGAEMIMTVDNGVSSIEGVRYAKENGITVLVTDHHLPGQVLPEVDAMVNPNLDSCAFPSKALAGVGVAFYLMMALCVHMRKHNWFTQQGMQEPKLMELIDLVALGTVADVVPLDENNRILVHQGLQRIRAGKARPGIQALIEVAKRDARRLVASDFGFALGPRINAAGRLDDMSFGVELLMCNNIHAARRMASELDGLNQTRKEIEEGMKQEAMAFCERLQFGENSELPYGLSLFQRDWHQGVIGILASRIKEKFHRPVIAFADGGEGTIKGSCRSIPGLHMRDALDFIDTQNPGLIIKFGGHAMAAGLTIKEQDFERFSRLFDEVVKKELDEAALKGVILTDGELKPEEFSMHIAEQLRAGGPFGQAFPEPIFDGEFKVLHQKLVGEKHLKLMLEPLYKGHPTNVMIDGIAFNVDLRRWPDASVKTVRLAYKLDVNEFRGNQSLQLMIDHIEAK
- the prfB gene encoding peptide chain release factor 2 (programmed frameshift), yielding MFEINPIKNRLQDVSERTNVLRGYLDYDAKKERLEEVNAELEQPDVWNEPERAQALGKERASLEAVVETIDQLEQGVEDVDGLLELAVEEQDQETFDEIEPELAELEEKLAQLEFRRMFSGDHDSSDCYIDLQAGSGGTEAQDWTNMMLRMYLRWAEAKGFKAEVIEVSEGEVAGLKSATVRISGDYAYGWLRTETGVHRLVRKSPFDSGGRRHTSFASAFIYPEIDENIAIDINPADLRIDVYRASGAGGQHVNTTESAVRITHVPTNTVVQCQNDRSQHKNKDQAMKQLRAKLFELELQKQNAEKQANEDAKSDIGWGSQIRSYVLDDSRIKDLRTGVENRNTQAVLDGDLDKFIEASLKSGL
- the lysS gene encoding lysine--tRNA ligase, with the protein product MTDAVQNETVQEENKLIAERRAKLDEIRKSCKANGHPNDFRRDALAGDLQKEFGEKTKEELEELNHVVAIAGRIMAKRGPFLVIQETSGRIQAYADKEVQKELKEKYQGLDIGDIIGVKGALHKSGKGDLYVNMEEYELLTKALRPLPEKFHGLTDQEMRYRQRYVDLIVNEDSRNAFVVRSKVMSAIRNFMISKQFMEVETPMMHVIPGGASARPFITHHNALDMPMYLRIAPELYLKRLVVGGFDRVFEINRNFRNEGLSPRHNPEFTMMEFYMAYADYKDLMDFTEELLSSVALEVLGSTSMPYGEDTVEFGGKYARMSMFEAIKHYNPDHAQIQALTEEDLQNRELMVSIAKSVHVEVEPFWTCGQLLEEIFGETAEPKLMQPTFITGYPADISPLARRSDDNPFFTDRFEFFIGGREVANGFSELNDAEDQDARFKAQVEAKESGDDEAMFYDADYITALEHGLPPTAGQGIGIDRLVMLLTNTHTIRDVILFPAMRPQA